In the genome of Phlebotomus papatasi isolate M1 chromosome 2, Ppap_2.1, whole genome shotgun sequence, one region contains:
- the LOC129803173 gene encoding probable phenylalanine--tRNA ligase, mitochondrial, protein MPGAKNFLKIPRISTTFPRIIIRTLSTKPIGNLKSTLEINRRVYQPDQWTNVNPRILSFLERRIHVQEHHPLSIVRQRIVKFFGEKYRNSKGNPLFSTHDSLSPIVSVEQNFDSLLIPKDHPSREKSQSYYLNREFMLRAHTTVHQAELITAGLDNFLVVGDVYRRDEINSTHYPVFHQLDAVRIHTKKSLFGELDLQVMEENPPALEESTHQSYHTLEAVKLTEQELKDTLVGLVKSLFGQKVKYRWVTTTFPFTHPSWELEIFHRDEWLEVLGCGIMRHEILRRCGHENAIGYAFGLGLERLAMALFQIPDIRLFWSRDSGFLNQFHNDMPPGKIYKPVSLYPQCSNDLSFWLPGTSSPDSFDSNDLYDEVRSVGGDMVEQVHLHDQFTHPKTGRTSLCFRIIYRHMEKTLTQAEVNDIHEKIGKTLVEKFSVEIR, encoded by the exons atgCCGGGTgcaaagaattttctaaaaatcccTAGAATTTCCACTACTTTTCCCAGAATTATCATCCGTACTCTTTCTACCAAACCTATTGGTAATTTAAAATCAACTCTCGAGATTAATCGCCGCGTGTATCAACCAGATCAGTGGACAAATGTTAATCCAAGAATCCTGTCGTTCCTCGAGCGACGAATTCACGTCCAGGAACATCATCCACTGTCTATAGTGCGTCAGAGAATTGTGAAATTCTTCGGGGAGAAGTACAGGAATTCTAAAGGCAATCCCCTGTTCAGTACACATGATTCTCTGAGTCCAATTGTAAGTGTTGAGCAGAACTTTGATAGCCTTCTGATTCCCAAAGATCATCCAAGTCGGGAGAAATCCCAATCCTACTACCTCAACAGGGAGTTCATGTTGCGGGCTCACACTACAGTGCATCAAGCTGAGCTCATCACTGCAGGATTGGACAATTTTCTGGTTGTGGGAGATGTCTACAG acgagatgaaataaattccaCCCACTATCCAGTCTTCCACCAGCTGGATGCTGTGAGGATTCACACAAAAAAGAGTCTCTTTGGAGAACTTGATCTTCAAGTTATGGAAGAAAATCCTCCTGCCCTGGAGGAATCCACCCATCAGTCTTATCACACCCTCGAAGCTGTAAAGCTAACTGAGCAGGAACTAAAAGATACCCTTGTGGGTCTTGTCAAGAGTCTTTTTGGCCAGAAAGTTAAATATCGCTGGGTAACAACAACATTTCCCTTTACTCATCCCTCCTGGGAGCTCGAAATCTTCCATCGTGATGAATGGCTAGAGGTTCTAGGCTGTGGAATCATGCGTCATGAGATTCTCAGACGATGTGGCCATGAAAATGCAATTGGATATGCTTTTGGATTAGGCCTAGAGCGTCTAGCAATGGCACTCTTCCAGATTCCTGATATTCGTCTATTTTGGAGTCGTGATTCTGGTTTCTTGAACCAATTTCACAATGATATGCCTCCGGGGAAGATCTACAAACCAGTTTCACTTTATCCTCAATGCTCAAATGACTTATCCTTCTGGCTGCCGGGCACTTCCAGCCCGGACTCCTTTGACAGCAATGATTTGTATGACGAAGTGAGAAGTGTTGGCGGAGATATGGTTGAACAAGTTCATCTTCATGACCAATTCACACATCCTAAAACAGGAAGGACAAGTCTCTGTTTCCGAATAATCTACAGACACATGGAGAAAACTCTAACGCAAGCAGAAGTCAACGATATTCacgaaaaaataggaaaaactcttgTTGAGAAGTTCAGTGTAGAAAttcgatag
- the LOC129803171 gene encoding another transcription unit protein, which yields MSSDNEGSVNDAHNSSDDDASRSPKLQIDGNASDDNKSDKSGNDSPRSSRSGGGSPRSAGESPRSGGGSPQSQHSGGDSPKSGSKSPRSGTKSPGSGRDSSRSRSRSRSRSPLSGPGSPQSGKISPRSGRSSVRSRRSSAGSRGSSPRSGSGKSSLRSGKSSPRSGRSSPRSGRSSPRSGKSSPRSGKSSPGSGKSSPRSGKSSPRSRSGSPGKKSGSQTPERARSRTPLSDEETIVKNRKKASALIDSDSEEEEAPKQSEAPEVSANKLFGDADDISSDDASKSDGEEKRSEREKSPSPENEERQFIRSEDEGEKSEQEEGEKEATQEPEPVNETRIDVEIPRIVSDLGRDIHFVILPNFLSVETRPFDPDTYEDEIDEEETLDEEGRQRIKLKVSNTIRWMETFDKDGTKKMDSNARVVKWSDGSMSLHLGNEIFDVYKQPLQGDHNHLFIRQGTGLQGQAVFRTKLTFRPHSTESFTHKKMTMSLADRLQKTSGIKILSQVGPDPDQDRQYFLKKEEEKLRQALRQKQHQTKPKRSRDSGNLASMSYRDHDEGSEDEGAISLAAIKNKYKKGKAPLEKGGAAGIYSSDEDDSDFEARPKKSNKSKAALKDSDESDSDNGGNQAEEEEDKDDDEEDDDSKNEDD from the exons ATGTCATCAGATAACGAGGGCAGTGTCAATGATGCCCACAATAGTTCAGATGATGATGCATCGCGTTCGCCAAAACTGCAGATCGATGGAAATGCCTCCGATGACAATAAGTCAGATAAATCAGGAAATGATTCTCCCAGGAGTTCTAGGTCAGGAGGAGGTTCCCCAAGGTCAGCAGGTGAAAGTCCACGTTCTGGTGGTGGTTCTCCACAATCTCAGCACTCAGGCGGAGACAGTCCGAAATCTGGCAGTAAGTCTCCCAGATCAGGAACTAAATCTCCGGGCTCTGGAAGAGATTCGTCACGGTCTAGATctagatcaagatcaagatcgcCACTATCAGGGCCAGGATCACCACAGTCTGGAAAGATTTCTCCGAGATCTGGGAGAAGTTCAGTGAGATCCAGAAGGAGTTCTGCGGGCTCTAGGGGAAGCTCACCGAGGTCTGGGTCTGGAAAAAGTTCTCTTAGGTCTGGAAAAAGTTCTCCTAGGTCTGGAAGAAGCTCTCCGAGATCTGGAAGAAGCTCTCCGAGATCTGGAAAGAGTTCTCCGAGATCTGGAAAAAGTTCCCCAGGATCTGGAAAGAGCTCTCCGAGATCTGGTAAAAGCTCTCCGAGATCCCGAAGTGGATCTCCTGGCAAGAAGTCAGGATCACAAACGCCAGAGAGAGCGCGTTCTCGTACTCCATTGTCGGATGAGGAGACAATTGTGAAGAATCGCAAAAAGGCTTCAGCTCTTATTGATTCAGACAGCGAAGAAGAGGAAGCTCCTAAGCAGTCAGAGGCTCCGGAAGTGTCTGCCAATAAGTTGTTTGGGGACGCTGATGACATCAGTTCCGACGACGCCAGCAAATCAGATGGCGAGGAGAAGCGATCTGAAAGGGAGAAATCTCCAAGTCCAGAAAATGAGGAGCGTCAGTTTATCCGGTCAGAAGATGAGGGAGAAAAGAGTGAGCAAGAAGAGGGAGAGAAGGAGGCTACTCAGGAGCCAGAGCCAGTAAATGAGACGCGTATTGATGTTGAAATACCAAGGATTGTTTCGGATCTCGGTAGAGATATTCACTTTGTCATCCTGCCCAATTTCCTCTCAGTGGAGACGCGTCCCTTCGATCCAGACACCTATGAAGATGAAATTGACGAAGAAGAGACACTCGATGAGGAGGGTAGACAGAGAATTAAGCTGAAAGTGAGCAATACCATTAGATGGATGGAGACTTTTGACAAAGATGGTACCAAGAAGATGGATTCCAATGCAAGAGTCGTCAAGTGGTCTGACGGAAGCATGAGCCTGCATCTGGGCAATGAAATCTTCGATGTGTACAAACAGCCTCTGCAGGGTGATCACAACCATTTGTTCATTCGTCAAGGAACTGGTCTTCAGGGCCAAGCTGTCTTCCGTACAAAGCTCACCTTCCGTCCTCATTCCACGGAATCCTTCACGCACAAGAAGATGACCATGTCATTGGCAGATCGACTGCAGAAGACCAGTGGAATCAAGATTCTCTCGCAAGTGGGTCCAGATCCGGACCAGGACAGACAGTATTTCTTGAAGAAGGAAGAAGAGAAACTGCGTCAGGCGCTGAGGCAAAAACAGCATCAGACTAAGCCCAAGAGAAGCAGGGATTCTGGAAATCTGGCCAGCATGTCCTACAGGGATCATGATGAAGGATCTGAAGATGAGGGAGCAATTTCCCTTGCGGCTATCAAGAACAAGTATAAAAAGGGAAAAGCACCACTTGAGAAAG gtGGCGCTGCTGGAATTTATTCGTCGGACGAGGATGACTCTGATTTTGAAGCGCGACCCAAGAAGAGCAACAAGAGTAAGGCTGCTCTCAAGGATTCAGACGAAAGTGACTCTGATAATGGTGGGAATCAAGCTGAGGAGGAAGAAGATAAGGACGACGATGAAGAAGATGATGACAGCAAAAATGAAGATGATTAG